Proteins from a single region of Streptomyces spectabilis:
- the gap gene encoding type I glyceraldehyde-3-phosphate dehydrogenase, with protein MTVRVGINGFGRIGRTYLRAALDRAEAGTQDIDVVAVNDIAPPATLAHLLEYDSTFGRIGRAVSYDDTSITVDGRRTAVTAERDPSALRWGDHGVDIVIESTGRFRDRASAELHLKAGAHTVLLSAPGKDVDATIVLGVNDDAYDRRRDRIVSAASCTTNCVAPMVKVLHERFGVERGVMTTIHGYTNDQALLDGPHKDLRRARSAALSIIPTSTGAARAVGLVVPELAGALDGIAVRVPVEDGSLTDLAVVLARETTAEEINAAFAEAADGPLRGILRVSKAPIVSRDVIGDPSSCVFDPALTQVHGTLAKVFGWYDNEWGYTHRLLDLTALVAQDR; from the coding sequence ATGACCGTACGCGTCGGCATCAACGGCTTCGGCCGCATCGGCCGCACCTATCTCCGCGCGGCCCTCGACCGCGCCGAAGCGGGCACGCAGGACATCGACGTGGTCGCTGTCAACGACATCGCGCCGCCCGCCACGCTGGCGCATCTGCTGGAGTACGACTCGACGTTCGGGCGCATCGGCCGCGCGGTCTCCTACGACGACACGTCGATCACCGTCGACGGCAGGCGGACAGCCGTCACCGCCGAACGCGACCCGTCCGCCCTGCGCTGGGGCGATCACGGCGTCGACATCGTCATCGAGTCCACCGGCCGCTTCCGCGACCGCGCCTCCGCCGAGCTGCATCTGAAGGCGGGTGCCCACACCGTGCTGCTGTCCGCGCCCGGCAAGGACGTGGACGCCACCATCGTGCTCGGCGTCAACGACGACGCCTACGACCGCCGACGCGACAGGATCGTCTCGGCGGCCTCCTGCACCACCAACTGCGTCGCACCAATGGTCAAGGTGCTGCACGAGCGCTTCGGCGTCGAGCGCGGCGTGATGACCACCATCCACGGTTACACCAACGACCAGGCCCTGCTCGACGGCCCGCACAAGGACCTGCGCAGGGCCCGCTCGGCGGCCCTCAGCATCATTCCCACCAGCACCGGCGCGGCCCGGGCCGTGGGCCTCGTGGTCCCCGAGCTCGCGGGTGCCCTGGACGGGATCGCGGTCCGCGTGCCCGTGGAGGACGGCTCCCTCACCGACCTCGCCGTGGTCCTGGCCCGAGAGACGACCGCCGAGGAGATCAACGCGGCCTTCGCCGAAGCCGCCGACGGCCCGCTGCGCGGCATCCTGCGCGTGTCGAAGGCCCCCATCGTCTCCCGCGACGTCATCGGCGACCCGTCCTCCTGCGTCTTCGATCCCGCCCTCACCCAGGTCCACGGCACCCTGGCCAAGGTCTTCGGCTGGTACGACAACGAATGGGGCTACACGCACCGGCTCCTCGATCTGACGGCGCTGGTGGCCCAAGACCGATGA